A genomic stretch from Telopea speciosissima isolate NSW1024214 ecotype Mountain lineage chromosome 7, Tspe_v1, whole genome shotgun sequence includes:
- the LOC122669039 gene encoding probable ribose-5-phosphate isomerase 2, with translation MTIAFSHFVGKAIMASSSSTSIPDFPSIPSPRPPPVLLTQDELKRIAAFKAVEFVESGMVLGLGTGSTAKFAVERIGELLQEGKLKNIVGIPTSKKTHEQAMSLGIPLSDLDSLPVIDLAIDGADEVDPYLNLVKGRGGSLLREKMVEGACRKFIVIVDESKLVPYLGGSLLAMPVEIVPFCWKFTTEKLQRLFEDSGCVAKLRTCGESDEPFVTDNGNYIVESYFEKEIGDLNSASDSILRLTGVVEHGMFLNMATTVIVAGELGVTVKN, from the coding sequence ATGACGATCGCTTTCTCGCATTTCGTGGGGAAAGCTATCATggcttcctcctcttctacgTCAATTCCTGATTTTCCGTCGATTCCTTCTCCACGTCCGCCGCCAGTGTTATTGACGCAGGACGAGTTGAAGCGAATCGCTGCATTTAAGGCGGTTGAGTTCGTGGAATCGGGAATGGTTTTAGGGCTGGGAACTGGGTCTACGGCTAAGTTTGCGGTGGAGCGAATAGGAGAGCTTCTGCAAGAGGGGAAACTGAAGAACATCGTTGGAATACCCACTTCTAAGAAAACCCATGAACAGGCGATGTCGTTAGGGATTCCTCTTTCGGATCTTGATTCGCTTCCAGTGATTGATCTTGCCATTGATGGTGCCGATGAGGTTGATCCTTATCTCAATCTCGTTAAGGGTCGAGGTGGGTCTCTGCTGAGGGAGAAGATGGTTGAGGGAGCTTGCAGGAAGTTTATCGTCATTGTCGATGAGTCGAAGCTGGTACCCTATTTGGGTGGTAGCCTTCTTGCTATGCCAGTTGAGATTGTGCCTTTCTGCTGGAAGTTCACGACAGAGAAGTTACAGAGGTTGTTTGAAGACTCTGGTTGTGTTGCAAAGCTTAGAACTTGTGGGGAAAGTGATGAGCCGTTCGTGACGGATAATGGGAATTATATTGTGGAATCGTATTTTGAGAAGGAAATTGGGGATCTAAATTCTGCTAGTGATTCAATTCTGCGACTTACAGGTGTTGTTGAGCATGGGATGTTTCTCAACATGGCTACCACTGTGATTGTTGCTGGCGAGCTAGGAGTCACAGTGAAGAACTAG